In the Commensalibacter melissae genome, CTTTTTCAAGTTTAGGATATCGAAGAAAATCCTCTTTCTGATCAAATTGTAAAGGATTGACAAAAACACTTACAATGCAATGTTTGGCTATTTTCTTGGCTTTCTTTACCAAAGCAAGATGACCCTCATGTAAAGCTCCCATCGTTGGAACAAAGGATACATCAATCATGTCCAAATGCCCTCTCTCCCTTAAAAACTCGTTCAAATCATGGGTAATAATCATATCTTCCCCTATTTCCCTGGTATATTTATGTAATACGTTTTTTAATAATAATTTTAAAATTCATGACAGTTTAGTCAGGATAACAACGATTCCTTTCCTTATCGTAAAATGAAGATGTTTTAAAGCCACAGTTTGTTTTGAATAACATTATTTACGAAAGAAAAATCATTTCAAAAAGACTAATTATCAGAGATAATATATTCATTTCTTAATCTTTTTAACATTCAAGATGATTTATTAAAATGATCCGTAAAATTATCTCGGTTTTTTTCCTTACGTTTCTTGTCGCCTGTGGTGGACCACCAAATAACCCCCGTATAACACCAACTCAACAAACAGCATCATCGCAAAAACCGGTCGGATATTATTATAATGACCGTGTTCCAGATTTTGCAGTTAGAAATTATGAACCTTTTTCCCGCCAGGAAGTAGTAGCGTTAACTTTACGCGAATGGCGCGTATTTAACCAACCCATTGCCGATGAAGATCCCCTTCAGCGTCCTGAACCAACAAGTCCGGATGTAAAGGCTGAACGTTCATCTGGTTTATGGCAACGGGTGGGTGAATATTGGTGGATCGGTATGGATCCCGGCATGAAAGAAGGAAGTTATACTGGAAAACATAATAGTAATGGAACCGTTTTCAACTTTATCAACGATGGAAATTATGCCTGGTCCGCGGCTTTTATCTCTTATATCATGAGAATTGCAGGTGCAAATGACCGTTTCCCCTATTCACCCAATCATTCAACCTATATTAATGCAGCCGCTTCTGGAACATCTCCTGTCTTAAGGGGGCATGATCCAGCCACTTATGCACCAAAACTGGGTGACATGATTTGTACCGCCAGAGGTAAAAGCCGGAACACTATCCGTTTTAATACACTTCCCACAACATACGGATTTCCTGCACATTGCGGTATTGTCGTTATGACAAACCAGAACATGCAACCTTTTGGCAAGGAAATCAGTATTATTGGCGGCAACGTAAATGATTCCGTTGCATTGACCCATGTACCTGTTGACACTCAGGGCATGATATCCAATGCAAATGGTGAAAGCTATGACTATCGTTATCCCTGGTGTATTGTCATTGAAATCGTATATGATGCAGAGGCAAGCCCTTCTACAAATATGTGAAAATTATTTAAGATTTTTTCGTGAAAGGTAAATTATCTGCTAGCCAAC is a window encoding:
- a CDS encoding DUF2272 domain-containing protein, with the translated sequence MIRKIISVFFLTFLVACGGPPNNPRITPTQQTASSQKPVGYYYNDRVPDFAVRNYEPFSRQEVVALTLREWRVFNQPIADEDPLQRPEPTSPDVKAERSSGLWQRVGEYWWIGMDPGMKEGSYTGKHNSNGTVFNFINDGNYAWSAAFISYIMRIAGANDRFPYSPNHSTYINAAASGTSPVLRGHDPATYAPKLGDMICTARGKSRNTIRFNTLPTTYGFPAHCGIVVMTNQNMQPFGKEISIIGGNVNDSVALTHVPVDTQGMISNANGESYDYRYPWCIVIEIVYDAEASPSTNM